The genomic DNA cctttttgcttaggatatacttataatagtattttgatacattttacctttacctctcttattactttaagttgatatttttgacatagacccaggctattgtgcaatatcttcatccacaattggagtcattaaacactccagtgacagctctagtttcctcagatgtgcccagtttcactatccagcatcgaaatagtcgagcacgctgtctcctgtgacagctcttgtttattttgctgataatttTGATGGCAAAATAAAACTGCTAAATCTACTAGACCAAATGACAAAAAACGTGTGTAGATTTGTTGTAGTTTATTGCTTATTCATGTCGATTTAATATTCTGTTATTCTTTAtgccatttaaattttaaagacacACTGCTGCTCATGGAACGAATCGGCGTGTTGGGCAGTCAGATCTTGCTTGAAGATCCATGCTGGACAATACTCTTTCTGTAATGTTGTGTTTGTATACAGTTAGGCAGTCACTTCACACACAGGGATGCatactctcatgaacagattcaattaaattgagtctgcttttattttaattggtagcgttctatgctttcaaagggtCTTACAGACTCTTTTGTCTTAACTTCAAAAAATATCGcaacacatttccatttacacATCTTTATTGATCGATTGTCTCACAATCGATCCAAAGTTAACAATgcagaaatttccttactgcaaaCCGAACAAAATAGTGCGGAAAGTAGTTCCATGCCATAGATTAGGTCAACCATTAATTACTCTGTCACGActgtattttcagctgtcgaacgtccaaaacaagaaattcttaacatattttccaatttttagctcatctgattttttgaaaaaaaaatgatgagttattgtcatcacttgagcggttgtcggcgtcggcgtcggtgtcggcgtcggcgtcggcgtctgcgtcggcgttgcctggttaagttttatgtttaggtcagcttttctcctaaactatcaaagctattgctttgaaacttggaatacttgttcaccatcataagctgaccctgtatagcaagaaacataactccatcttgctttttgcaagatttatggccccttttgtacttagaaaatatcagatttcttggttaagttttatgtttaggtcaacttttctcccaaactgtcaaagctattgctttgaaacttggaatacttgttcaccatcataagctgaccctgtacagcaagaaacataactccatcttgctttttgcaagatttattgccccttttggacttagaaaatcagttttcttggttaaggggacgcatactttgaaattagaaaaaagtgggtggggtatgataaaatttacctgcaaaaaagtacaaggttttggtacatgaaatggatactgtttcaactgttataagtacacaaaggattgctcactaaaataaaaatgagaaaactgaaacaagaaagttattgttgaattacataagacttcttgtgtacattcaaagtcaacaattaagactttttggtgcgaaaataatagtgcttcaccttgtccaaacatttatcaatgtcccacagattctaatttaaagaaagaatgtgaaatatggtcactgtattgcttttcatttcgcatatgtaagctaaaacacattatttagtttgtttacaaagtagtgcataagaaaagatacggtggtcaaggaatgccacattccaaaactaaaagagtatattccccttaatacattaaacatttatcgttacagaagtctagtggcttacaataagggcctagaaatgttgccattattaatttttaacttggtattcatgaactacaatgcacttaaatatcaaaacacatttaacaaacttttgaaaatgtatttcttaaaaatccctaaaataaggtatgaaatttggttgagaggtccaatcaatgtgtatatgtgcaaaagtaacattctaatcttgttcacaaaagttactaatacacagcaggcatgtcaatgatcaaaactggacgaatatacagttatcctcactttaatgtcatttataatttgtccttgaattctccaccatacttttcataattctgtttgcacgagttgcacgagaatgctgtcattcacgtaaaaaatggggtcaaataagttgtaaatgcaatatcatctaaacgtaattaatggattatgcagttcaagataaactttatctcataacgtaacgaacatgtataatgttgtaacaacaactttacttacactgatttaagtagcagtcggtttataagtgactattgattcattttatgttttgttattgttgtcaaaaagtataacggaagtgcctcacaactgaagcggaaaccagtttgatgcgcaaagtagtccaatgtaagtaatattttttgacaaatgtccacagaaattaataattttctaatattaaagacgaatatctgaataggattcattatttgataagaaattataatcatcgacatgttttttttaaaaatcgtacacgtgctgacgcctaagttgtctcccgttgtttattagagttacctttcgtccggcgcagtaatacatttgcagtgaatcgccgagaagtcgtgggaaaattaaaaaccatgtaaacaaactaaaattaaccaccttttcaagatgaatttcaagtgatcgccattatgcatttaacccgcctgacctgtgtagcatcttagatatctgttctaaggtattcattgtgtagaatgtcatgttatgcccttgcaatgctaatcccactctgatttttttgtttacattttttatcaatgagaaatatggcgtccatcccgagctgaactgacgtggcgttaaatttttacatgtttaagcaaacctggtgtgttagaaagaaaatctcatcccttcaacattatttggaacactgttattgtaaaaaagctgttttttccttatacaaaagcttaatattttgtgttgaatgtactttcacaaagacctctgttttcctattacattcatagtaccacatccttatccacaaaatactgaatattacaggtgtccatcagtattatatcagtttaggaatatgttttttattttcccaccatcgatttcttgaatatgcaccccttccgcattgctgtatgaactgtgaatgtagcaatatgcgtccccttaagttttatgtttaggtcagcttttatcctaaactatcaaagctattgctttaaaacttgcaacacttgttcaccatcataagttgaccctgtacagcaagaaacataactccatcctgctttttgcaagatttatggccccttttggacttagaaaatatcagatttcttggttaagttttatgtttaggtcaactttttctcttaaactatcaaagctattgctttgaaacttgcaacacttgttcaccatcataagctgaccctgtacagcaagcagcgtaactccatcctgttttttgcaataattattgccccttttggacttagaaaatcattttcttggttgagtattatgtttaagtcaacttttctcataaactatcaaagctattgctttaaaacttgcaacagtttttcaccatcataagtggacactgtacatcaagaaacataactctatcctgctttttgcaagaacgatggccctttttagacttagaaaatcatgggtaggacaatatttctattacacaaaaaaaatcagatgagcgtcagcacccgcaaggcggtgctcttgttattatatacatttctgtTGTGTATTTCTGACTGCAGTGacatattaatgcgcgaaaactaggtcaccgacaAACCTACGATGCCAGCTTTGTTTACAGCACAGACTGATCCTTGAGACGTTGTTTAAAGATTACAGCTAACCTAGAAGAGTCTTTTCTGTAGCAATTTTGAtcgataagattttattgaactgGAAAAAAAAGCAGTCCAAGATAGCAAGGAAAACAGCTGTAGTTCAATTCGTCTTTCAAAAGTTACCTCCCTTCGTTTCATTTACGTCCTTTGCAAACAtgtcagaaaaacaaaaaaaggttaATATCTCATTGCAACTTTTCAAATCATCAGGCAAATCATAACTTTATTTTACAACAGACATGCTGATTTAATCTGTAAATGCTCTAGACTCTGCTGTAGTTTGTTAATATCTGTTTATGCAGGATGAAGGCATAATTTCGCCCCAGTCAGTTCGTCCCCAATTTTAATGGAATTGGTTAGAGATCCGTTAGTTATTATACAATAAGTAACATGTACGTATTATATACTGTAAAGCAAGGGTATAAAGTAATTGCTTGTAAAAATTATGATTAGTTGTTATcacgatttttgtaaatgttttatttataattctgaATAATTACAAGTcatgttgtattgttacttgtcttgccgactcaaaataaaatttatcttatcttatcatgAGCACACTCCATGCCTTATTTACTGAAGCaaagagctaaaaaaataaatagattggcaacttaaaaggcatataaaacaaatatttccaaCATCCTGTGACTACTGAATGAGATTTCGTTGTAAGCGTCCGTTGATCACTATTAATTAAGTGGGCAAACGTTTTGAAATTAGATTAATTTCGgatgtttgtttacaatgataatggtgtttttttttattgttattagtattttctacatgggaAGAAATGAACTTATGACCGGAAGTCTGGCCAATCAACAGTTGTTGTTTGAAAAATggactcgattcggtttattaggGCCACGCGTACCGTCTGTTTTATACTTCaggtaagcgtctgttgatttgatcacaatcaagttggcaaacgctttgaaataagataaagcGCTAACATGCAATGATGCAGAAGTATCTTCAGTTGCCATTCTTtgtattttgtagttctttgaCTGAAGGAAAcattaattattttcatcaatcAGTTCCGAGACAAATATGAATTTAAGAAAAGCTTCTGATTATGGTGTACaaattgctatatatatattttatcattggaAGTGTCTCGTCTGGTAACTGGATGTCTACTACTAGCCCGAGTTCTAGGCATTcagtagtcaaactaatttgactttGTCCtcagaaatattgagatatttttttcacatgggcaatatccccactcacggtaaacactcgaaagaccaaaatagttgaagcgattgcaatgaaactttcatcgctgctgacgcgtcacatgctataggtttaaatgccaattttTGCACGTAATTAGCAATAAATTCAAATgcaacttacatgtatcaaaaggggattcagttcctgattgatttatgtaaaaattatcaaataatatccaaaattacaaatgttttggtgatttaaacctatgtatgtactgtacacgattaacatcTACTGTTACCTCACAAGTGAGTTAGGccttaaaaaattctttgtttccggtaacatgctaaaaaaaagaTAGGGTACTTACTAGGTAATtcggaatttttttaaaatttttttttatgcccccgaagggaggcatattagttttcagctgtccgtctgttcgttcgttagttcgttcgtcacaacgttaactttttgcatgaaggcactttactcgcgaaccactgcacccaggaccttcaatcttcacatgcttatagtacttgttaagtacaccacccctactgattttggggtcaccaggtcaaaggtcaaggtcacaggggccaaggttaactttttgcatgaaggcactttactcgcgaaccactgcacccaggaccttcaaacttcacatgctgatagtacttattgagtacaccactcctactgactttggggtcacaaggtcaaaggtcaaggtcacaggggccaacgttaactttttacatgaaggcaatttactcatgaaccactgcacGCAGGACCTTCAAAGTTTACTtgcttatagtacttattgagtacaccatccctactgactttggggtcaccaggtcaaaggtcaaggtcataggggccaacgttaactttttgcatgaaggcactttacttgcaaaccactgcacccaggtcCTTCagtcttcacatgctgatagtacttattgagtacaccactcctactgactttggggtcaccaggtcaaaggtcaaggtcacaggggccaacatcaactttttgcatgaagacactttactcgtgaaccacttcacccaggaccttcaaacttcacatgctgatagtacttattgagtacaccacccctactgactttggggtcaccaggtcaaaggtcaaggtgctgcgggggcatttgtcaccaatagtgacagctcttgtttttttatcagggagacttttcggaaattatttttgttaaaaaaaatgaaaacaaataagggggttatgccttaaaagcatcagtaagttgattaccaacatcactgggcatatttaaagtttaaaaagtgcagttttgcatctttttgttaaaaaggtaaaaatattctcaaaggccataaaaaaacattagtttAGGGTCGGGtgaaaaatttagggtaggtcgggataccagaaacaattGTTATATGAGGAAAGATTTGTTGTGTCAAGTTGTCaaacattttgcagtaaaacagtgcaaatatgtactgtattgttgaaacattgcaccgtttttatttaagtcataacaagataatactacaaatggaactgaataatcattattgttatttaatgcatgtaagcAATGTCCTGTCTCACGTTTGCCGAACttctcccaaaatttcaaaatcaaaaactcCCTATTTCCCCAGGAGGTAGTCCCTgaaattttatatctgattacctcccctgattgtaatcaaaatggatttatatcagtgagtacttataggacttatttgaaatttcattattgttattagttggactgagacaatcagggtagataactatgaactgattttatttcaaattacctccctttatttcaaattaaaatgggtatatctccataactaatgaagatactgatctgaaatttcatttatgtcaacagatttatttggcagatccttcttttgttcacctacaatatttttttttaattacatgtacttcccttttacgttactgtaaatagcttatttgtagtaacttttttattattggcggtAGGGAAAAAccgggaccacttttctgtggtacaacagggatggtacctccaagttttaggtgtattttgacatatctataccttgtaagaattttttttcttttttgttaaatttcttcccattgttgttcctgtcctttggacttcgatattttttctgaggaccttcttgtcctcaagtgcaatgataacaagtgagcgatatagggccatcatggccctcttgtttatttatatcTTCCAGCccgccggcttagctcagtaagtaaaagctttggtctacggattgctgggtcgtgagttcgatcctcgggcagggcgtatgttctccgagactatttgataaacgacattgtgtctgaaatcattagtcctccacctctgattcatgtggggaagttggcagttacttgcagagaacaggtttgtactggtacagaatccaggaacactggttacgttaactgttgttacgtgactgaaatactgttgaaaaacggcgttaaacccgaaacaaacaattatatcttccattattttggtccttcaaagttttgatgttaaGATTGCCAGgagtgtcacaaatataaaacaatatgaacACATGatgaacgtcaaattattttgaaacgcCCTCCGGTGACCGGACAGCTAACAAATTCTCAGGTGATTTTCTAGCTGTCATgttattgatttcttaatgaatatgtaatgattttatatagttttaactgttatttatttaagacaTCAGTActtaggccaaaattaaaaaatatgtttgtttgctgtctccctacctacccactaaaaatgctgcgccccaaaagttttattggacaatgctggtcaattttttttttaaagttgtgatATGACAAGTGCcacatatatttcaagtaagcaaaataatgaataagaaagtttaaattgtattatttagttTCATCcttttatataacatatacaaatatGTCTTATTaatacagaagaaatattctgtaagaatcTATCATATATCTACTGGTAATTGTCTATTACCCCCACACACAAAAAAGAGTTGCCTACCTACCTATCCAGCTTTAAAACgtagggtcgggagacagcaaacaaagacttttttaaatgtggccttatctgtaaacaaaatattgtatgaaaTTCACACTGTGAATACATACCTATGTACATTTTTCAACGTCTCGGATAGATTACCAATTTATCAGTCGATAAAACGAATAAGaccgtgtttgtatacaaatccattgttattttcttttagaaatgataaaacattgattgcCGAACGTCCGTgttatgtttttctaacggcATAAACTTACATCCATAAAACACAAATTTAGAAATATCTTTTTGATGAATTGAAAGCTTATAAACCAAGCAATTCATTCATCAGTTTTTACTTTACAAATGTATTTCGAATAAAATGGATTATTTATGAACTCTTAACTACTGGTTTTctaaaagtttgaacatcacaTTGCCGCTATTGGTGttacatgtaattaaaaaaaaattttgaatactaaaatatgaaaattgtaaatatttcaaaactgttttacctttgaaaatccattgaaaaaattgttaaaatgtaaacAGAACTTCTAGACAACCCGTACCGGACAGTATGAATACTGAGagacatatattttatctttaaaattagggCTGGGAGGATTTCAAAATACTGAAACCGATTATTTATATGAAATCAAACCGATTTgtttaatcggccgccatatttaaAATGCTGTTCTCTTTCCTGACGACTGTGTCAAGGTACATCCAGCAGCTGATTACATTAGGAACTTCCGgcggactttatcgtttgcaagcagtgcgCTAATAAATAAGTCACATTTTGGtgtactttattttaaatatatcatgacAAGCAAATTATTGACTATTGACTATGTTCACtgtgttttagcagaaatatatTGCAGGTCTATTTGcttgtcaaagaaatgtataaagataaacgGTACTAATCTTGATTTTTATTGTGTgggagcgattagcggttttgcaaaattgaaaccggtttcaccttgTAATCAAATCGGATCCAATTAACCAAGGAATCATCCCATTCCTATATAAAATCGGgcgatgatttcaaaagtttgctctccTACTTTTTTTCTTGTCCGTTTATGTGGAAAGTTACAAGAAACATAATGGTGAAAATTAGGATTTTGTAGCTGTGCAGACTAATAGATTTCTTGAgctacgccatgagaaaaccaacatagttggtttgcaaCTACCacttatccagaccagcctgcgaatatCCGCCCTGAGTCTGGTTaggattcatgctggtcggaaagccactatgttgattttctcatgacgcggctctcttaatgaataaacttactgatacctgttatttactaaagatattgatacttatgtgcaaacaaaattttgatttgaaacaagattttagaaaagcattgGTTCCTGAGTAAACTTTAACTGAACATGTGTAAATTCCagattaagcaaaaatataaaagaaacagtaAGCTTCTGAACAACAGAAATGAGTTGCCTGCGATGAGCTCGACTAGCTGGACTTAGTCATCATTTTGGGGAGTGGGTGTTTGTATGTGCATCTGTTCGTCTGTGCGttcgtccgattttgtccggatcataacttttacatgcatcttgtttatatttagcatgaatgtttatctAAGTTAGAAGATGTGACATGcataaaccccatgttcctatctcaaagatcaaggtcaaagttgggggtcaaatttcaaatttaagttcttcttcatgcatggttaaattttgatgtagcttggcatgAATATTCGCCTTTGAATTTGCAGGTGGCACTGCAGTTAAGTGCTTTTGCTTTATGTTCCTGATTGCCAAAAACAGACAGTGTCCAATTTGTATGTTCTTACAACTCAATTTTAGTGAATTTTACCAGTGTGACtgaagtatttctagttttacaagAGAACTATAGGTTTAAAAAATGCTGCACAACAGACCTAAAAGTATTTATGAAGAATTttcatcctatttcaaaataattacataggtaatttcttaaacttgcatttggttgaagaatttaattttggattattctcatgattttcaatttcttgaaataaaatagatggaggaaaatacatgtaggcataacaatacattttcactttgtcattctaatgtgtatacatttgttttgaattcttcTGATACTGTATTTCAAGTATTACAACATTTTGCTAAATCCTCTCCATATTTCAACGTAAGAATGCTTCTTACAtcatgtaggaagaggtctggATTCAAGTCCCATTGGAGAGTATTTTACTACTGGGTATAAAAAATGTAGACTGGATAAAAACATACCTGCTCTGCATAAAAAGTgactaaaaaggaaatgtaaaaataatagtGTAACACCCACCCCTAATATACCAAAGTCAAAagctatacaatatacatagctttagtatgtttgtattgttatattcaacaataatattgtttacagacaatgaataaatattgaattgatttcaCAAAAAGTACGTTTAACTTAATATCACCTGTTGTGCAAacttaaatttgaattttcagttcagttttgttaaaatctacttCTCGATTACCATTCAAGATACTGCTGTGATAGGTCATAGGATGGTGAAATATGATTACTGAATGCAAAGGCAAGCCGTCCGTTCCTACatcaaaagtaaagttcacaAATATGGTTAAATGTCAAACTTTGTGTACATTTTTACACTAGAAAAGGTTCCGCTGATATTTACACATAATGTGTACAGtctgtgttgttcagagacaatcgatcctccagtacttccagtgctttgattataatgCACCATGTCCATTCAGAAGGATGGCGGTATTTGAAGAATATCCACATGCAAACATATCTCTTACTATGCGCACAAAGTTTTTGTTGTCTGTAACTAACCTTTACTAAAGTTTGTGCTATCAACTTTAAAAATGGTGTTGTATATTTATCTATAGAAACGTAAATATCTGCTGGAAAGGAGCAAGTCGCTAttcttgtacagaatccaggaagtcGGATGTAAGAACTCGTTCTTTAATCGATATCACCCATCTCAAAAATCTGCACAGTGTATTTAGTGATATTAGGGACATATAAACGCCCAGTGCTGCAGTTGAAACACAGAGCCAGTGGTCCATATAAACCGTCTTTGATGACAACTTTTTCAAATTCACCGTTTTCGTCCAGAAAAATAACGTTTCTTGAATGATATCCACATGCTAATACTTTCCCATTATCTGCTTCTGTTAATCCACGAGCAAACTCTATCTCATTTGAAACTACATGCTGAATATTTCCATCCATGTCGATACTGGCGATACCCTTAAGTTTATCATTCACAAAAATACGCTTGATATACCTACACACAGAAACGTTGTAGATATTTGAAAACATTGATATCCCTGACGAGTCTCGGCTAATGGATTTTAATATAGCGCCATCTTTAGTGCATATGTACAAACAAGTGCTATCGGCTACGTAAAATGTCTCGTCATGGAATGATATTCCCTTGCAGCTGAACCCCACACGTATAGATCTCTCCAGTGAAAG from Mercenaria mercenaria strain notata chromosome 11, MADL_Memer_1, whole genome shotgun sequence includes the following:
- the LOC123532973 gene encoding uncharacterized protein LOC123532973 isoform X1, which translates into the protein MIFGEKCVSSAKEQCRNAEMIKLGKRVKFLLNQQCESLMAKKLCLGKVVRCLPYSFVRSGEFNIKLSSDSSSCIIYGSCILADGSILFSDRNNSTLNLIDGTALNVIHHYKLRSEPWEVCCMDNNEAAVCLPYEKKILVVKVDHELSLERSIRVGFSCKGISFHDETFYVADSTCLYICTKDGAILKSISRDSSGISMFSNIYNVSVCRYIKRIFVNDKLKGIASIDMDGNIQHVVSNEIEFARGLTEADNGKVLACGYHSRNVIFLDENGEFEKVVIKDGLYGPLALCFNCSTGRLYVPNITKYTVQIFEMGDID